In a single window of the Pseudomonas sp. B21-015 genome:
- the thrS gene encoding threonine--tRNA ligase yields the protein MPTITLPDGSQRSFDHPVSVAEVAASIGAGLAKATVAGKVNGKLVDASDIIDSDSSLQIITPKDEEGLEIIRHSCAHLVGHAVKQLYPTAKMVIGPVIEEGFYYDIAFERPFTPDDLAAIEQRMQQLIEKDYDVIKKVTPRAEVIEVFKARGEDYKLRLVEDMPNEQAMGLYYHEEYVDMCRGPHVPNTRFLKSFKLTKLSGAYWRGDAKNEQLQRVYGTAWADKKQLAAYIQRIEEAEKRDHRKIGKRLGLFHTQEESPGMVFWHPNGWTLYQVLEQYMRKVQRDNGYLEIKTPQVVDRSLWEKSGHWANYADNMFTTQSENRDYAIKPMNCPCHVQVFNQGLKSYRELPMRLAEFGACHRNEPSGALHGIMRVRAFTQDDAHIFCTEEQMQAESAAFIKLTMDVYADFGFKDVEMKLSTRPEKRVGSDELWDRAEAALAAALDSAGLPYDLQPGEGAFYGPKIEFSLKDCLGRVWQCGTLQLDFNLPVRLGAEYVSEDNSRKHPVMLHRAILGSFERFVGILIEHYEGAFPAWLAPTQAVIMNITDKQADFAAEVEKTLNESGFRAKSDLRNEKIGFKIREHTLLKVPYLLVIGDREVEMQTVAVRTREGADLGSMPVAQFAEFLAQAVSRRGRPDSE from the coding sequence ATGCCAACTATTACTCTTCCCGATGGCAGTCAACGTTCATTCGATCACCCGGTTTCCGTAGCCGAGGTCGCCGCATCCATTGGTGCCGGTCTGGCCAAGGCCACCGTGGCCGGCAAGGTCAATGGCAAGCTGGTCGACGCCAGCGATATCATCGACAGCGATTCCTCGCTGCAAATCATTACGCCAAAGGATGAAGAGGGGCTGGAGATCATTCGCCACTCTTGCGCCCACCTGGTTGGCCACGCGGTCAAGCAGTTGTACCCGACGGCCAAGATGGTCATCGGCCCGGTCATCGAAGAAGGCTTCTATTACGACATCGCCTTCGAGCGTCCTTTCACGCCCGACGACCTGGCCGCCATCGAACAGCGCATGCAGCAGCTGATCGAGAAAGATTACGATGTGATCAAAAAAGTCACTCCGCGCGCCGAAGTGATCGAAGTGTTCAAGGCCCGCGGCGAAGACTACAAGCTGCGTCTGGTCGAAGACATGCCGAACGAGCAGGCCATGGGCCTGTACTATCACGAAGAATACGTCGACATGTGCCGTGGCCCGCACGTGCCGAACACGCGCTTCCTGAAATCCTTCAAGCTGACCAAGCTGTCTGGCGCCTACTGGCGTGGCGATGCCAAGAACGAGCAATTGCAGCGCGTTTACGGCACCGCATGGGCGGACAAGAAGCAGCTGGCGGCTTACATTCAGCGCATCGAAGAAGCTGAAAAACGCGATCACCGCAAGATCGGCAAGCGCCTGGGCCTGTTCCACACCCAGGAAGAGTCGCCGGGCATGGTGTTCTGGCACCCGAACGGCTGGACTCTGTACCAGGTGCTCGAGCAGTACATGCGCAAGGTTCAACGCGACAACGGTTATCTGGAGATCAAGACTCCACAAGTCGTTGACCGCAGCCTGTGGGAGAAATCCGGGCACTGGGCCAACTACGCCGACAACATGTTCACCACCCAGTCGGAAAACCGCGACTACGCCATCAAGCCGATGAACTGCCCTTGCCACGTGCAGGTGTTCAACCAGGGCCTGAAAAGCTACCGCGAGCTGCCAATGCGTCTGGCCGAGTTCGGTGCCTGCCACCGTAATGAACCGTCGGGTGCGCTGCACGGCATCATGCGCGTTCGTGCCTTCACTCAGGACGATGCTCACATCTTCTGTACTGAAGAGCAGATGCAGGCCGAATCCGCCGCGTTCATCAAGCTGACCATGGACGTTTATGCCGACTTCGGCTTCAAAGACGTCGAGATGAAGCTGTCCACTCGTCCGGAAAAACGCGTTGGTTCCGACGAACTGTGGGATCGCGCCGAAGCTGCACTGGCTGCAGCCCTTGATAGCGCTGGCTTGCCGTACGATTTGCAGCCAGGCGAGGGCGCGTTCTACGGTCCGAAGATCGAGTTCTCGCTGAAAGATTGCCTCGGTCGCGTCTGGCAGTGTGGTACCCTTCAGCTCGATTTTAACCTGCCTGTCCGTCTGGGAGCCGAATACGTCTCCGAAGACAACAGTCGCAAGCACCCGGTGATGTTGCACCGGGCGATCCTGGGTTCCTTCGAGCGCTTCGTCGGAATTCTGATCGAGCACTACGAGGGTGCATTCCCTGCGTGGCTGGCGCCGACCCAGGCAGTGATTATGAATATCACTGATAAACAAGCCGATTTTGCCGCCGAGGTTGAAAAAACTCTCAACGAAAGCGGGTTTCGTGCCAAGTCTGACTTGAGAAATGAAAAGATCGGCTTTAAAATCCGCGAGCATACTTTGCTCAAGGTTCCCTATCTCTTGGTTATCGGAGATCGGGAAGTCGAGATGCAGACTGTCGCTGTGCGTACTCGTGAAGGTGCTGACCTGGGCTCGATGCCCGTCGCCCAGTTCGCTGAGTTTCTCGCGCAAGCGGTTTCCCGGCGTGGTCGCCCAGATTCGGAGTAA
- a CDS encoding cold-shock protein gives MSNRQTGTVKWFNDEKGFGFITPQGGGDDLFVHFKAIESDGFKSLKEGQTVSFVAEKGQKGMQAAQVRPE, from the coding sequence ATGTCTAATCGCCAAACCGGCACCGTTAAATGGTTCAACGATGAAAAAGGCTTCGGCTTCATCACTCCTCAAGGTGGCGGTGACGACCTGTTCGTACACTTCAAAGCTATCGAAAGCGACGGTTTCAAAAGCCTGAAAGAAGGCCAAACCGTTTCCTTCGTGGCTGAGAAAGGCCAAAAGGGTATGCAAGCTGCACAAGTTCGCCCAGAGTAA
- a CDS encoding I78 family peptidase inhibitor — MPWKLASLGTLLAATLLAGCSSTSTESVKDPVATDTGHSRCEAKAAEFTLGKKASPELLEQARTRAGAQNARFLKPDDMVTLEYRSDRLNLNTDNNLVVTRVNCG, encoded by the coding sequence ATGCCTTGGAAGCTCGCGTCATTGGGTACTTTGTTGGCTGCCACGCTGCTGGCTGGTTGCAGCAGTACGTCCACCGAGTCGGTAAAGGACCCGGTGGCGACCGATACCGGCCACAGCCGTTGTGAAGCAAAGGCTGCCGAATTCACCCTTGGCAAAAAGGCTTCGCCCGAACTGCTGGAGCAGGCACGCACCCGTGCAGGCGCGCAGAATGCCCGGTTCCTCAAGCCCGATGACATGGTGACCCTGGAGTACCGCTCCGATCGCCTGAACCTGAACACCGATAACAACCTGGTGGTCACTCGCGTCAACTGCGGCTGA
- a CDS encoding nucleoside hydrolase, with protein sequence MHRYAQKLHHLLRSLLLLSLITATSAQAAEKIDLIIDTDPGADDVVALLFALASPEELNIRALTTVAGNVRLDKTSRNARLAREWAGREEVPVYAGAPKPLMRTPIYAENIHGKEGLSGVTVHEPKKGLAEGSAVNYLIDTLKAAKPHSITIAMLGPQTNLALALIQEPEIVQGIKEVVIMGGAHFNGGNITPVAEFNLFADPQAAEVVLKSGVKLTYLPLDVTHKILTSEARLKQIAALNNNASKLVGDILNEYVKGDMEHYGIPGGPVHDATVIAYLLKPELFTGRSVNVVVDSREGPTFGQTIVDWYDGLKAPKNAFWVENGDAQGFFDLLTQRLARLK encoded by the coding sequence ATGCACCGCTATGCCCAGAAACTGCACCACCTGCTTCGGAGTCTGCTGCTTTTGTCCCTGATTACTGCAACAAGCGCCCAGGCAGCGGAAAAGATCGACTTGATCATCGACACCGATCCGGGGGCCGACGATGTGGTCGCCTTGCTGTTTGCCCTGGCCTCGCCGGAAGAACTGAACATTCGTGCACTGACCACCGTCGCTGGCAACGTGCGCCTGGACAAGACCTCGCGTAACGCGCGTCTGGCCCGCGAATGGGCGGGCCGCGAAGAGGTGCCTGTTTACGCGGGCGCACCGAAACCGCTGATGCGCACGCCGATCTATGCCGAGAACATCCACGGCAAGGAAGGCCTGTCGGGTGTCACCGTGCATGAGCCGAAGAAAGGCCTGGCCGAAGGCAGCGCGGTCAACTATCTGATCGATACCCTGAAAGCCGCCAAACCCCACAGCATCACCATCGCCATGCTCGGGCCACAGACCAACCTGGCCCTGGCGTTGATCCAGGAACCTGAAATCGTTCAGGGCATCAAGGAAGTGGTGATCATGGGCGGTGCGCACTTCAACGGCGGCAACATCACCCCGGTGGCCGAATTCAACCTGTTCGCCGACCCACAGGCGGCGGAAGTGGTGCTGAAAAGCGGCGTCAAGCTGACTTATTTGCCGCTGGACGTGACCCACAAGATCCTCACCAGTGAAGCGCGCCTGAAGCAGATCGCCGCTCTGAACAACAATGCCAGCAAACTGGTGGGCGATATTCTCAACGAATACGTCAAGGGCGACATGGAGCACTACGGTATTCCGGGAGGCCCGGTGCATGACGCCACGGTCATCGCTTACCTGCTCAAACCGGAGCTGTTCACCGGTCGTTCGGTCAACGTAGTGGTTGATAGCCGCGAAGGGCCGACCTTTGGCCAGACCATTGTCGACTGGTATGACGGCCTGAAGGCGCCGAAGAATGCCTTCTGGGTTGAAAATGGCGACGCTCAGGGCTTCTTCGACCTGCTGACCCAGCGGCTGGCTCGCCTGAAGTAA
- the rbsD gene encoding D-ribose pyranase: MKKTPLLNVALSRLIASLGHGDMIVIGDAGLPVPPGVELIDLALTHGIPDFVSTLKVVLSEMQVESHVLAHEILDKKPSALSTLDELNAEGAVGRRELLGHEQFKALSRQARAIVRTGECQPYCNIVLVAGVTF; encoded by the coding sequence ATGAAAAAGACACCTTTGCTCAACGTCGCGCTGTCGCGGCTGATCGCGTCTCTGGGCCATGGCGACATGATCGTGATCGGCGATGCCGGTCTGCCCGTACCGCCCGGCGTCGAATTGATCGATCTGGCCTTGACCCACGGCATTCCGGATTTCGTCAGTACCTTGAAAGTCGTGCTCAGCGAAATGCAGGTCGAAAGCCATGTGCTGGCCCATGAGATTCTGGACAAGAAACCGTCGGCCTTGAGCACACTGGATGAACTGAATGCCGAAGGCGCGGTTGGCCGGCGCGAACTGCTCGGTCATGAGCAATTCAAAGCGCTCAGCCGACAAGCACGGGCGATTGTTCGTACAGGCGAATGTCAGCCGTACTGCAACATTGTGTTGGTGGCTGGCGTAACGTTCTAA
- the rbsK gene encoding ribokinase, translating to MPAKVVVIGSLNMDLVTRAPRLPRGGETLIGQSFSTVSGGKGANQAVAAARLGAQVSMVGCVGSDAYGDALRGALLADQIDCQAVSTVEDSSGVALIVVDDNSQNAIVIVAGANGALTPEVIDRFDSVLQTADVIICQLEVPDVTVGHALKRGRELGKTVILNPAPASRPLPADWYAAIDYLIPNESEASALSGLPVDSLSTAEIAATRLIAMGAGKVIITLGAQGSLFANGTRLEHFPAPKVKAVDTTAAGDTFVGGFAAALAAGKGEAEAIRFGQVAAALSVTRAGAQPSIPTLSDVQAFKTP from the coding sequence ATGCCAGCAAAAGTAGTGGTAATAGGCAGCCTGAACATGGACCTGGTGACCCGGGCGCCACGGCTGCCCCGTGGTGGTGAAACGCTGATAGGCCAGTCGTTTTCCACGGTTTCCGGTGGCAAGGGCGCGAACCAGGCCGTGGCCGCGGCGCGTCTGGGGGCGCAGGTGTCGATGGTCGGTTGTGTCGGCAGTGATGCCTATGGCGACGCGCTGCGCGGAGCGTTGTTGGCCGATCAGATCGATTGCCAGGCAGTCAGTACTGTCGAAGATTCCAGCGGTGTGGCGTTGATCGTGGTCGATGACAACAGTCAGAACGCGATTGTGATTGTTGCCGGCGCCAATGGTGCGCTGACCCCCGAGGTGATCGACCGTTTCGACAGCGTGTTGCAGACGGCGGATGTGATCATCTGTCAGCTGGAAGTGCCGGATGTCACGGTCGGCCATGCCTTGAAGCGCGGCCGTGAGCTGGGCAAAACCGTGATCCTCAATCCGGCGCCGGCCAGTCGCCCGCTGCCAGCGGATTGGTACGCGGCCATCGATTACCTGATCCCCAACGAAAGCGAAGCCTCGGCCTTGAGCGGTTTGCCCGTGGACTCCCTGAGCACTGCCGAAATCGCCGCGACCCGGTTGATCGCCATGGGTGCCGGCAAAGTGATCATTACCCTCGGCGCTCAGGGATCGCTGTTTGCCAATGGCACACGCTTGGAGCATTTCCCGGCGCCGAAAGTGAAGGCGGTCGATACCACTGCGGCCGGTGACACGTTTGTCGGTGGTTTCGCCGCGGCCCTGGCGGCCGGCAAAGGCGAGGCCGAGGCGATCCGTTTCGGTCAGGTCGCCGCTGCGCTGTCGGTCACCCGGGCCGGCGCGCAACCTTCGATTCCCACCTTGTCTGACGTACAGGCCTTTAAAACACCATGA
- a CDS encoding LacI family DNA-binding transcriptional regulator: MATIKDVAALAGISYTTVSHVVNKTRPVSEEVRIKVEAAIKSLDYVPSAVARSLKAKTTATIGLLVPNSLNPYFAELARGIEDYCERNGYCVILCNSDDNPDKQRSYLRVLLEKRIDGLIVASAGGDSGLAEGLAGVRTPMVIVDRDLEGVDADLVRIDHEYGAYLATRHLLELGHRDIATIGGPASTSVAQMRLAGYCRALKEAGVEVPRERMLESDFTSTGGYNAAAILLERNPPSAIFAGNDMIGIGVLRAAAERNIRVPTELSVIGFDDIQMSRYVYPALTTVGQSILRLGEMAAEVLLRRIAAPDLATDQRIVTPSIVLRESTAPLAGVFDQYR, encoded by the coding sequence ATGGCAACGATCAAGGATGTAGCGGCACTCGCGGGCATTTCCTACACCACGGTTTCCCATGTGGTGAACAAGACGCGGCCGGTCAGTGAGGAAGTGCGGATCAAGGTCGAGGCGGCAATCAAAAGCCTCGACTACGTGCCCAGCGCCGTGGCCCGCTCGTTGAAAGCGAAAACCACCGCGACCATCGGCCTGCTGGTGCCCAACAGCCTCAACCCTTACTTCGCCGAGTTGGCCCGTGGCATCGAGGATTACTGCGAGCGCAACGGCTATTGCGTCATCCTCTGTAATTCCGACGACAACCCGGACAAGCAGCGTAGCTACCTTCGCGTACTGCTGGAAAAACGCATCGACGGTTTGATCGTTGCGTCTGCCGGTGGTGACAGCGGCCTGGCTGAAGGCCTGGCGGGCGTGCGCACGCCGATGGTGATCGTCGACCGTGATCTGGAAGGCGTCGATGCGGACCTGGTGCGTATCGATCACGAATACGGCGCCTATCTGGCGACCCGGCACTTGCTGGAGCTGGGGCATCGGGACATTGCCACGATTGGCGGGCCGGCGAGTACCAGCGTGGCGCAGATGCGTCTGGCCGGATATTGCCGCGCCTTGAAAGAGGCGGGCGTCGAAGTGCCGCGCGAGCGCATGCTGGAAAGCGATTTCACCAGCACCGGCGGTTACAACGCCGCTGCGATCCTGCTGGAAAGGAATCCGCCCAGTGCGATCTTCGCCGGTAACGACATGATCGGCATCGGTGTGTTGCGCGCCGCTGCCGAGCGCAATATTCGCGTGCCCACCGAGCTGTCGGTGATCGGTTTCGACGATATCCAGATGAGCCGTTATGTCTATCCGGCGTTGACCACCGTGGGCCAGTCGATCCTGCGGCTTGGCGAGATGGCGGCCGAGGTGCTGCTGCGCCGGATTGCCGCGCCGGATCTGGCGACCGATCAGCGCATCGTGACGCCCAGTATTGTCCTGCGAGAATCGACCGCGCCGCTGGCCGGTGTGTTTGACCAATACCGCTGA
- a CDS encoding ABC transporter permease gives MNTATLVGKRSGNFYGLGTYLGLAGALLAMVALFSVLSSHFLSYDTFSTLANQIPDLMVLAVGMTFVLIIGGIDLSVGSVLALAASTVSVAILGWGWSVLPAALLGMGAAALAGTLTGSITVAWRIPSFIVSLGVLEMARGLAYQMTGSRTAYIGDAFAWLSNPIAFGISPSFIIALLIIFIAQAVLTRTVFGRYLIGIGTNEEAVRLAGINPKPYKILVFSLMGLLAGIAALFQISRLEAADPNAGSGLELQVIAAVVIGGTSLMGGRGSVISTFFGVLIISVLAAGLAQIGATEPTKRIITGAVIVVAVVLDTYRSQRASRRT, from the coding sequence ATGAATACTGCAACTCTGGTCGGCAAACGTAGCGGCAATTTTTATGGCCTCGGCACTTACCTGGGCCTGGCCGGTGCCTTGCTGGCGATGGTCGCGCTGTTCTCGGTGCTGAGCAGCCATTTCCTGTCTTACGACACCTTCAGCACCCTGGCCAACCAGATTCCCGATTTGATGGTGCTGGCGGTCGGCATGACCTTCGTATTGATCATCGGCGGAATCGATTTGTCAGTCGGTTCAGTGCTGGCGCTCGCGGCGTCGACGGTCAGCGTGGCGATCCTCGGCTGGGGCTGGAGCGTGTTGCCGGCGGCGTTGCTGGGTATGGGGGCTGCGGCACTGGCTGGCACCCTCACCGGTTCGATCACCGTGGCGTGGCGGATTCCGTCGTTCATCGTGTCCCTCGGGGTGCTGGAAATGGCGCGGGGGCTGGCGTATCAGATGACCGGTTCGCGCACCGCGTACATCGGTGATGCGTTCGCTTGGCTGTCCAACCCGATTGCATTCGGCATCTCGCCGTCATTCATCATTGCCTTGCTGATTATCTTCATTGCCCAGGCCGTGCTGACGCGTACGGTGTTCGGTCGTTACCTGATCGGCATCGGCACCAACGAAGAGGCGGTGCGTCTGGCAGGGATCAATCCGAAGCCCTACAAGATCCTGGTCTTCAGTCTGATGGGGCTGCTGGCCGGTATCGCTGCGCTGTTTCAGATTTCTCGCCTGGAAGCGGCGGACCCGAATGCCGGTTCCGGTCTGGAGCTGCAAGTGATCGCCGCGGTGGTGATCGGCGGCACCAGCCTGATGGGCGGGCGCGGTTCGGTTATCAGCACGTTCTTCGGCGTCTTGATTATTTCCGTACTGGCGGCCGGTCTGGCGCAGATCGGCGCGACCGAACCGACCAAACGCATCATCACCGGTGCGGTTATCGTGGTGGCGGTGGTGCTCGATACTTATCGCAGTCAGCGCGCAAGCCGGCGGACCTGA
- a CDS encoding sugar ABC transporter ATP-binding protein, whose amino-acid sequence MSVCAPNAVLSVSGIGKTYAQPVLTGIDLTLMRGEVLALTGENGAGKSTLSKIIGGLVEPTTGQMQFQGQDYRPGSRSQAEELGIRMVMQELNLLPTLSVAENLFLDNLPSHGGWISRKQLRRAAIEAMAQVGLDAIDPDTLVGELGIGHQQMVEIARNLIGDCHVLILDEPTAMLTAREVEMLFEQITRLQARGVSIIYISHRLEELARVAQRIAVLRDGNLVCVEPMANYNSEQLVTLMVGRELGEHIDMGSRNIGAPALTVKGLTRSDKVRDVSFEVRAGEIFGISGLIGAGRTELLRLIFGADTADSGTVALGAPARVVNIRSPADAVGHGIALITEDRKGEGLLLTQSISANIALGNMPVISSGGFVNNADEMALAQRQIDAMRIRSSSPTQLVSELSGGNQQKVVIGRWLERDCTVLLFDEPTRGIDVGAKFDIYTLLGELTRQGKALVVVSSDLRELMLICDRIGVLSAGRLIDTFERDSWTQDDLLAAAFAGYQKRDALLNEAAPRDLP is encoded by the coding sequence ATGTCCGTTTGCGCCCCGAACGCTGTCCTCTCGGTCAGCGGTATCGGCAAGACCTACGCCCAACCCGTCCTGACCGGCATTGACCTGACGCTGATGCGCGGTGAAGTGCTGGCGCTGACCGGCGAGAATGGCGCCGGTAAAAGCACGCTGTCGAAAATCATTGGCGGACTGGTCGAGCCGACCACCGGCCAGATGCAATTCCAGGGGCAGGATTACCGTCCCGGCAGCCGGAGCCAGGCCGAAGAGCTGGGCATCCGCATGGTCATGCAAGAACTCAATCTGTTGCCGACGTTGTCGGTGGCGGAAAACCTGTTCCTCGACAACCTGCCCAGTCACGGTGGCTGGATCAGCCGCAAGCAATTGCGCAGGGCGGCGATCGAGGCCATGGCCCAGGTCGGCCTCGACGCCATCGACCCGGACACCCTGGTCGGTGAGCTGGGTATCGGCCACCAGCAAATGGTGGAGATCGCCCGCAACCTGATCGGCGATTGCCATGTGCTGATCCTCGACGAGCCGACCGCGATGCTCACGGCCCGTGAAGTCGAAATGTTGTTTGAGCAGATCACTCGCCTGCAGGCTCGCGGCGTGTCGATCATCTACATTTCCCACCGCCTTGAAGAACTGGCGCGGGTGGCCCAGCGCATCGCGGTATTGCGCGACGGCAACCTGGTCTGCGTCGAGCCGATGGCCAATTACAACAGTGAGCAACTGGTCACCCTGATGGTCGGCCGTGAATTGGGCGAACACATCGACATGGGGTCGCGCAACATCGGCGCACCAGCCTTGACGGTCAAAGGGCTGACTCGCTCCGACAAAGTCCGCGACGTGTCCTTCGAAGTGCGCGCCGGCGAGATTTTCGGGATTTCCGGTTTGATCGGGGCAGGGCGCACCGAGTTGCTGCGCCTGATCTTCGGTGCCGATACAGCCGACAGCGGCACCGTCGCGCTAGGGGCGCCGGCTCGGGTGGTGAATATTCGTTCGCCGGCCGACGCGGTCGGTCATGGCATCGCGCTGATCACCGAAGATCGCAAGGGCGAAGGCCTGCTGCTGACGCAATCGATCAGCGCCAACATTGCCCTGGGCAATATGCCGGTGATTTCCAGCGGCGGCTTCGTCAACAACGCTGACGAGATGGCGCTGGCCCAGCGTCAGATCGACGCCATGCGCATTCGCAGCTCCAGCCCGACGCAATTGGTCTCGGAGCTGTCCGGCGGCAATCAGCAGAAAGTCGTGATCGGTCGCTGGCTGGAGCGCGACTGCACAGTGTTGCTGTTCGACGAGCCGACCCGTGGCATCGACGTCGGCGCCAAGTTCGACATCTATACGTTGCTCGGTGAGTTGACCCGTCAGGGCAAAGCGCTGGTGGTGGTGTCCAGCGACCTGAGGGAATTGATGCTGATCTGCGACCGCATCGGTGTGCTGTCGGCAGGGCGTCTGATCGACACCTTCGAGCGTGACAGCTGGACCCAGGATGATTTGCTTGCCGCCGCTTTCGCCGGCTACCAAAAACGTGATGCGTTGCTCAACGAAGCAGCGCCTAGGGATCTTCCATGA
- a CDS encoding sugar ABC transporter substrate-binding protein has translation MKLPFAGRLLAVAMLAAASAALPVSSAFAETPEKPKVALVMKSLANEFFLTMEDGAKAYQKDHSGDFELISNGIKDETDTAGQTRIVEQMILSKVNALVIAPADSKAMVPVIKKAVDAGITVINIDNQLDPAVVKSKNITVPFVGPDNRKGARLVGEYLAKELKAGDEVGIIEGVSTTTNAQQRTAGFKDAMEAAQIKVVSLQSGDWEIDKGGKVASAMLSEYPNIKALLAGNDSMAVGAVSAVRAAGKAGKVQVVGYDNINAIKPMLKDGRVLATADQFAARQAVFGIETALKIIKGEKVDSGTNGVIETPVELVTK, from the coding sequence ATGAAGCTGCCATTCGCTGGACGTCTTCTCGCTGTCGCTATGCTGGCGGCCGCATCCGCCGCTTTACCTGTCTCTTCGGCGTTCGCCGAAACCCCTGAAAAACCTAAAGTCGCACTGGTCATGAAATCCCTGGCCAACGAATTCTTCCTGACCATGGAAGACGGCGCCAAGGCCTACCAGAAAGACCACTCCGGCGACTTCGAACTGATCTCCAACGGCATCAAGGACGAAACGGATACGGCTGGCCAGACGCGCATCGTCGAGCAAATGATTTTGTCCAAAGTCAATGCATTGGTCATTGCCCCGGCTGACTCCAAGGCCATGGTCCCGGTCATCAAGAAAGCAGTCGATGCCGGCATCACCGTGATCAACATCGATAACCAGCTGGACCCGGCCGTCGTCAAAAGCAAAAACATCACCGTTCCGTTCGTAGGTCCGGACAACCGCAAAGGCGCACGCCTGGTGGGTGAATACCTGGCCAAAGAACTGAAGGCCGGTGATGAGGTCGGCATCATCGAAGGCGTTTCCACCACCACCAACGCCCAGCAGCGCACGGCGGGCTTCAAGGATGCGATGGAAGCGGCGCAGATCAAAGTCGTGTCCCTGCAGTCTGGCGATTGGGAAATCGACAAGGGCGGCAAGGTAGCCTCGGCGATGCTCAGCGAATACCCGAACATCAAAGCCCTGCTGGCCGGCAACGACAGCATGGCTGTCGGCGCGGTATCTGCCGTACGTGCAGCGGGCAAGGCCGGCAAGGTGCAAGTGGTCGGTTATGACAACATCAATGCGATCAAGCCAATGCTCAAGGACGGTCGCGTCCTGGCCACCGCCGACCAGTTTGCTGCCCGGCAAGCGGTGTTCGGCATCGAGACCGCGCTGAAAATCATCAAAGGCGAGAAAGTCGACAGCGGTACCAACGGCGTCATCGAAACCCCAGTAGAGCTGGTTACCAAGTAG
- a CDS encoding DUF1654 domain-containing protein: MLTVKYCMPVQLNKDNSVATTSDSPDTYERLGMRVQKIINSPTAQKAKAALIFRLPDEPVDEWERLLEEIDENDNVTLAHRDDGGVQIFWVVPKED, translated from the coding sequence ATGCTTACAGTTAAATACTGTATGCCCGTACAGTTAAATAAGGATAATTCCGTGGCCACTACCTCTGACTCTCCTGACACCTATGAACGCCTGGGTATGCGCGTTCAGAAAATCATCAATTCCCCCACCGCCCAGAAAGCCAAAGCAGCGCTGATCTTCCGTCTTCCGGACGAACCCGTGGATGAGTGGGAACGCCTGCTCGAAGAAATCGACGAGAACGACAACGTCACCCTCGCCCATCGCGACGATGGCGGTGTGCAGATTTTCTGGGTAGTGCCGAAGGAAGATTGA
- a CDS encoding endonuclease I family protein: MSVRWSALLFLLITLGAQAGAPRTFDEAKKVAWKLYAPQSTEFYCGCKYTGNRVNLAACGYVPRKNAKRASRIEWEHIVPAWQIGHQRECWQQGGRKNCTRYDPTYQKAEADLHNLVPSIGEVNGDRSNFSFGWLPVQSGQYGSCLTQVDFKAKKVMPRPSIRGMIARTYFYMSKQYGLRLSKQDRQLYEAWDKTYPVQAWERQRNQSVACVMGRGNEFVGPVDMKACG; encoded by the coding sequence ATGAGTGTCCGCTGGTCTGCTTTACTGTTTTTGCTCATCACCCTCGGCGCCCAGGCTGGCGCCCCACGTACCTTCGACGAAGCCAAGAAAGTCGCCTGGAAGCTGTACGCTCCGCAATCCACCGAGTTTTATTGCGGCTGCAAATACACCGGCAACCGTGTGAATCTCGCCGCATGTGGTTATGTGCCACGCAAAAACGCCAAGCGCGCCTCGCGCATCGAGTGGGAGCACATTGTCCCGGCCTGGCAGATCGGCCATCAACGCGAGTGCTGGCAACAAGGCGGTCGCAAGAACTGCACGCGCTACGACCCGACCTATCAAAAAGCCGAGGCCGACCTGCACAATCTGGTGCCAAGCATCGGCGAGGTGAATGGCGATCGCAGCAATTTCAGTTTCGGCTGGCTGCCCGTTCAATCGGGCCAGTACGGCTCGTGCCTGACTCAAGTAGACTTCAAGGCGAAGAAGGTCATGCCCCGCCCTTCCATTCGCGGCATGATCGCCCGGACGTATTTCTACATGAGTAAGCAGTACGGCTTGCGCCTTTCGAAACAGGATCGCCAATTATACGAAGCCTGGGACAAGACCTACCCGGTTCAGGCCTGGGAACGTCAGCGCAACCAGAGCGTGGCGTGCGTGATGGGTCGCGGCAACGAGTTTGTCGGCCCCGTCGACATGAAGGCTTGCGGCTAA